The proteins below come from a single Oncorhynchus keta strain PuntledgeMale-10-30-2019 chromosome 1, Oket_V2, whole genome shotgun sequence genomic window:
- the LOC118385105 gene encoding protein phosphatase 1 regulatory subunit 14A-like, translated as MAANRVGRRCNNKVHSPSRGPGRDPGLSLQKRQARVTVKYNRKELQRRLDVEKWIDCSLDELYVGREEEMPEEVNIDELLDLKSDEERTHRLQEMFHTCNNTEVFIKELVLKLHGLQKQEDLHNDGIEQPQLHIFPNRQDSADREVI; from the exons ATGGCTGCGAACCGGGTCGGGAGGAGATGTAACAACAAGGTCCATTCCCCGAGTAGGGGTCCAGGTAGGGACCCGGGGCTTAGCTTGCAGAAGAGGCAAGCACGGGTCACGGTAAAGTACAACAGAAAGGAGCTCCAAAGACGCTTGGATGTGGAGAAGTGGATTGACTGTAGTCTGGACGAGCTCTATGTGGGCAGG GAGGAGGAGATGCCGGAGGAGGTGAACATCGACGAGCTGTTAGACCTGAAGAGTGACGAGGAGAGAACTCACAGGCTCCAG GAAATGTTTCACACCTGCAATAACACAGAG gttttcatcaaggagctgGTGTTGAAACTCCACGGGCTGCAGAAACAAGAGGACCTCCACAACGATGGCATCGAACAACCCCAGCTACACATCTTCCCCAACCGGCAAGATTCTGCAGACCGAGAGGTGATCTGA